In Pseudoalteromonas sp. MM1, a single window of DNA contains:
- the putP gene encoding sodium/proline symporter PutP, whose translation METGMIISLALYFIVMLGIGLYAYKQSTSDVSGYMLGGRSLSPSVAALSAGASDMSGWILMGLPGAMFVTGFSSTWIAIGLVIGAWLNYLLVAPRLRVYTEKANDSITIPDYFSNRFNDKSNLLRVVSAVVIIVFFTLYTSSGVVAGGKLFESSFGLSYEMGLYITTGVVVLYTLFGGFLAVSLTDFVQGCIMFIALILVPTVAYSLLEQPLESTLHSVNPDMLNWIGAGSALGIISAMAWGLGYFGQPHIIVRFMSVRSVSDMPTARRIGMTWMIVAAIGAVGTGLFGAAYTYENNIVVEDPETIFLILSELLFHPLIAGFLLAAILAAIMSTISSQLLVSSSSLTEDFYKTFLRKEASDTELVTVGRISVAAVALCAIYLAYDRDSSILSLVSNAWAGFGAAFGPLVLFSLYWKRMNFEGALAGMVVGAGTVLFWIYSPFMIDGQSLSSYMYEIVPGFILASIAIVVVSLATKEPAQNITALFDEVEKEL comes from the coding sequence TTGGAAACAGGAATGATTATTTCACTGGCATTGTATTTTATAGTCATGCTAGGCATTGGGCTTTATGCGTACAAACAGTCTACAAGTGATGTATCGGGTTATATGCTAGGCGGGCGTAGTTTATCTCCAAGTGTTGCAGCATTATCTGCTGGCGCGTCGGATATGAGTGGTTGGATTTTAATGGGTTTACCCGGCGCTATGTTTGTTACAGGCTTTAGCAGTACATGGATAGCAATAGGCTTGGTTATTGGTGCGTGGTTAAACTACTTATTAGTCGCTCCGCGTTTGCGTGTTTATACAGAAAAAGCAAACGATTCAATCACAATTCCAGACTACTTCTCTAATCGTTTTAATGATAAATCAAACCTTTTACGTGTAGTTTCTGCGGTAGTAATTATTGTGTTCTTTACACTTTATACTTCGTCAGGCGTTGTCGCTGGCGGTAAATTGTTTGAAAGCTCGTTTGGCTTAAGTTACGAAATGGGTTTATATATCACAACCGGTGTTGTTGTTTTATATACTTTATTTGGTGGCTTTTTAGCTGTTAGCCTAACTGACTTTGTGCAAGGCTGTATTATGTTTATTGCCTTAATACTTGTACCGACAGTTGCTTACTCTTTATTAGAGCAGCCACTAGAGTCAACGCTTCATAGCGTTAACCCAGATATGCTTAATTGGATAGGCGCAGGCTCTGCATTAGGGATTATTTCGGCAATGGCGTGGGGCTTGGGTTATTTTGGTCAACCTCATATTATTGTACGTTTTATGTCGGTGCGTAGCGTAAGTGATATGCCAACAGCTCGCCGTATCGGTATGACATGGATGATAGTAGCTGCAATAGGTGCTGTGGGCACAGGTTTATTTGGTGCCGCGTATACGTATGAAAACAACATTGTTGTTGAAGACCCAGAAACTATTTTCTTAATTCTTTCTGAGCTGTTGTTCCATCCATTAATAGCTGGCTTTTTATTGGCGGCTATTTTGGCGGCTATCATGAGTACAATTTCTTCGCAATTACTTGTTAGCTCAAGTTCGTTAACTGAAGATTTTTACAAAACGTTTTTACGCAAAGAAGCAAGCGACACAGAGCTTGTCACTGTAGGGCGTATTAGCGTAGCAGCAGTGGCCTTGTGTGCTATTTACTTAGCGTACGATAGAGACAGTTCAATATTAAGCTTAGTAAGTAATGCATGGGCTGGTTTTGGTGCGGCATTTGGCCCACTGGTTCTATTTAGCCTGTACTGGAAACGCATGAACTTTGAAGGCGCACTAGCAGGTATGGTTGTGGGTGCTGGCACGGTTCTGTTTTGGATTTACTCACCGTTTATGATTGATGGGCAAAGCTTAAGCAGTTACATGTACGAAATTGTACCAGGCTTTATTTTAGCAAGTATTGCCATTGTCGTTGTAAGCTTAGCGACAAAAGAGCCTGCACAAAATATTACTGCGCTATTTGATGAAGTTGAAAAAGAACTTTAA
- a CDS encoding EAL and HDOD domain-containing protein has protein sequence MYFYAARQPILDREKELVGYELLFRDGVDNVFPDIDGDEATTKLIEGSQFNFGLEDLTGNKPAYINFTLETLLKGYPTMLGKETVVVEILETVQPGKRLLAIVKDLKEKGYTLALDDYIHQPVWRHFYPFIDILKIDFLTTDESTIKTIINDIKAYPHIKLLAEKVETYEAYNLALELGFEYFQGFFFSKPEMVQSKALPPSEMALAELLYETSSVEMDLKKITDVFERDVNLSYKLLRYSNSAAFARRAEINTIKQALIVLGANEIKKLLSLLFAAQVSADKPVELIRLSLTRARFGELLAISHGQFKDTGMAFLTGMMSLMDAILDESMESVMQKLPLSTEIKAALLNDEGLLAKYLNLVKYYEHAEWEAANNIAKELNLGGEVADAYHESLAWVNEQMQLMVKE, from the coding sequence ATGTATTTTTATGCTGCACGCCAACCTATTTTAGACCGCGAAAAGGAGCTTGTTGGATACGAGTTATTATTTCGTGATGGCGTTGATAATGTATTTCCAGACATAGACGGTGACGAAGCAACAACTAAATTAATTGAAGGGAGTCAGTTTAATTTTGGTTTAGAAGATTTAACTGGCAACAAACCCGCCTATATTAACTTTACCCTCGAAACCTTACTAAAAGGTTACCCTACTATGTTAGGTAAAGAGACGGTAGTGGTTGAGATCCTTGAAACAGTGCAACCAGGTAAGCGCTTGCTGGCTATTGTTAAAGATTTAAAAGAAAAGGGCTACACGCTAGCACTTGATGACTACATACACCAACCGGTATGGCGCCATTTTTATCCGTTTATTGATATTTTAAAAATAGACTTTTTAACCACGGATGAAAGTACAATAAAAACCATAATTAACGATATTAAAGCCTACCCACACATTAAGCTTTTAGCTGAAAAAGTAGAGACTTACGAGGCTTATAACTTAGCGCTTGAGCTTGGGTTTGAGTATTTTCAGGGGTTCTTTTTTTCAAAGCCAGAAATGGTACAAAGTAAAGCACTGCCGCCATCTGAAATGGCATTAGCTGAGCTGCTTTACGAAACCTCATCTGTTGAAATGGATCTTAAAAAGATCACTGATGTGTTTGAACGCGACGTAAACTTATCCTACAAATTATTGCGTTATTCAAACTCAGCTGCGTTTGCACGCAGGGCAGAAATAAACACAATCAAACAAGCATTAATAGTGCTAGGCGCCAACGAAATTAAAAAGCTACTATCTTTGTTATTTGCAGCGCAAGTTTCTGCTGATAAACCAGTAGAGCTTATTAGATTATCGCTAACTCGTGCACGGTTTGGCGAACTCCTCGCTATTTCACACGGCCAGTTTAAAGATACCGGTATGGCTTTTTTAACGGGCATGATGTCGCTTATGGACGCCATTTTAGATGAAAGTATGGAAAGCGTTATGCAAAAACTTCCGCTTTCTACAGAGATAAAAGCTGCACTATTAAATGACGAAGGCTTACTCGCTAAATACCTAAACTTAGTTAAATATTATGAGCACGCAGAGTGGGAAGCTGCAAATAACATCGCAAAAGAATTAAATCTAGGAGGAGAGGTGGCCGATGCTTACCACGAATCTTTAGCCTGGGTAAATGAGCAGATGCAACTGATGGTTAAAGAATAA
- a CDS encoding VacJ family lipoprotein, whose product MLKHSFTFLCLLVLAGCAQVPENKVDERDPLQSINRPLYDFNMDILDAYILRPVAVGYVEVTPVPVRNGIVNFTDNISAPVDMINAGLQGKAGNAGVSLARFLVNSTVGVFGIFDVASSLGLELVDEDFGQTLGVWGVGDGAYIMLPAMGPTTARNLTGDVVDNFVLPEIALTTPQTILVFALKAVEARAALIPQEGLLNDSLDPYLFVKDIYFQRQLYELYDGNPPIKEEPEDFDEDFLESL is encoded by the coding sequence ATGTTAAAGCATAGTTTTACTTTTTTATGTTTATTGGTGCTAGCCGGATGTGCACAAGTACCAGAAAACAAAGTTGATGAGCGCGACCCGCTGCAAAGCATTAACCGTCCATTGTACGACTTTAATATGGATATTCTTGATGCCTATATTTTACGCCCTGTGGCTGTAGGGTATGTAGAAGTGACCCCTGTACCTGTACGCAATGGTATTGTTAACTTTACCGATAATATTAGTGCGCCTGTTGATATGATAAATGCAGGGCTGCAAGGTAAAGCAGGCAACGCAGGCGTAAGCTTAGCGCGCTTTTTAGTTAACTCTACGGTAGGGGTGTTTGGTATTTTTGATGTTGCAAGTTCACTCGGACTTGAGCTGGTAGATGAAGACTTTGGGCAAACATTGGGCGTGTGGGGTGTTGGCGACGGCGCATATATTATGTTGCCGGCGATGGGACCAACTACAGCACGTAATTTAACTGGCGACGTAGTTGATAACTTTGTGTTACCAGAAATCGCACTGACTACACCGCAAACTATTTTAGTGTTTGCGCTAAAAGCGGTTGAAGCTCGTGCGGCACTTATCCCACAAGAAGGCCTACTTAATGACTCTCTTGACCCGTATTTGTTTGTTAAAGATATATACTTCCAGCGCCAGCTTTATGAGCTATATGACGGCAACCCACCAATTAAAGAAGAACCTGAAGACTTTGATGAAGACTTCTTAGAAAGCTTATAA
- the ccmI gene encoding c-type cytochrome biogenesis protein CcmI, which translates to MILMWACFALLTLIALAFIMLPFLKKERVQTITHNANAELISIYEQRLVELQNDLDNQRIDAQSHSESVIELKRRLLNELSPEKSLNSKGNNRIFALTGAAFLLALTGVFYTFTGSQQQIAAWYDAMDNLADYGERAVMQKGEPLTQNELQAFALALRTKLSESGDDEVAWMLLGRVAMSLNEFDMAQQSFDKALRMNPDNMQVLISYSQVLLLEGSEENMTRAAGMLSKVLKVEPTNLDAISLLALIAYERKDWPQAKAAFEVLLASMDKSDTRYSMIAQRISDIEQQMQNEGSVMPVSANSAISVTVSLADELFDKQPQQGTLFIFAKAAQGSPMPLAVVKLTEYRFPLTVQLTDANAMVDGLNLSSAKDIVITARISIDESVMPSSGELEGHSEALQRENVSDYQLQINTLIP; encoded by the coding sequence ATGATTTTAATGTGGGCGTGTTTTGCTTTACTCACACTAATTGCACTGGCTTTTATTATGCTGCCTTTTTTAAAAAAAGAACGCGTGCAAACCATTACTCACAATGCTAATGCAGAATTGATCAGCATTTACGAGCAGCGTTTAGTTGAGCTGCAAAACGACTTAGACAATCAACGTATTGATGCACAAAGTCATAGTGAATCGGTTATTGAGTTAAAACGTCGTTTATTGAACGAGCTATCACCGGAAAAATCGCTTAATAGCAAAGGTAATAACCGTATTTTTGCTTTAACAGGCGCGGCATTTTTATTAGCCCTCACCGGCGTTTTTTACACCTTTACAGGGAGCCAACAACAAATAGCAGCATGGTATGATGCAATGGATAACCTTGCCGATTATGGCGAGCGTGCAGTAATGCAAAAAGGTGAGCCACTAACCCAAAACGAGTTACAAGCGTTTGCTTTAGCGCTGCGTACTAAGCTTAGTGAATCAGGGGATGACGAAGTTGCGTGGATGTTGCTTGGACGTGTAGCTATGTCGTTAAACGAATTTGATATGGCACAGCAATCGTTTGATAAAGCCCTGCGAATGAACCCAGACAACATGCAAGTACTCATTAGCTACAGCCAAGTTTTACTGCTTGAAGGCAGTGAAGAGAACATGACACGTGCAGCGGGTATGCTATCGAAAGTACTGAAGGTTGAACCGACAAACCTGGATGCTATTTCGTTATTAGCGCTTATTGCTTATGAGCGCAAGGACTGGCCGCAAGCTAAAGCGGCGTTTGAAGTATTACTGGCCAGCATGGATAAAAGTGATACGCGTTACTCAATGATAGCGCAGCGTATTTCAGATATTGAACAACAAATGCAAAATGAGGGCTCTGTAATGCCTGTCTCTGCTAACAGCGCTATTAGTGTTACTGTGAGCTTAGCAGATGAGCTTTTCGATAAGCAGCCACAGCAGGGAACTTTATTTATTTTTGCAAAGGCTGCTCAAGGCTCTCCTATGCCATTAGCGGTTGTTAAACTAACTGAGTACCGCTTTCCGCTAACAGTGCAACTAACTGATGCTAATGCAATGGTTGATGGGTTAAACTTATCAAGTGCAAAAGATATTGTGATCACAGCGCGGATCTCAATTGATGAGTCAGTTATGCCAAGTAGTGGTGAGTTAGAGGGTCACTCTGAGGCACTACAACGTGAAAACGTAAGTGACTACCAACTTCAAATTAATACATTAATACCTTAA
- a CDS encoding cytochrome c-type biogenesis protein — MRLFLLTLSFFISMAVYAEQDRYQFDNNQQAVRFEELTKELRCPKCQNQNIADSDAIVAKDLRDKVLALVKEGKTKDEVIDYMIDRYGYFVHYDPPVTPATLVLWVLPVLIVILGFGFIVIRQRKASVKQTWNSDDEAKLAKLIAENKRQEQN, encoded by the coding sequence ATGAGGCTATTTTTATTAACTCTTAGCTTTTTTATAAGTATGGCAGTGTACGCCGAGCAAGATCGCTACCAGTTTGATAATAACCAACAAGCAGTGCGCTTTGAAGAGTTAACCAAAGAGCTTAGGTGCCCTAAATGTCAAAATCAAAATATTGCAGACTCAGATGCCATTGTTGCAAAAGATTTACGCGATAAGGTGCTAGCGCTGGTAAAAGAAGGTAAAACAAAAGACGAAGTTATCGATTACATGATCGACAGATACGGTTATTTTGTTCATTACGATCCGCCTGTGACACCGGCCACATTAGTACTTTGGGTTTTACCTGTACTTATTGTTATTTTGGGTTTTGGTTTTATTGTTATTCGCCAGCGTAAGGCATCGGTTAAGCAAACGTGGAACAGCGATGATGAAGCAAAACTTGCTAAGTTAATTGCAGAAAATAAACGTCAGGAGCAAAATTAA
- a CDS encoding redoxin family protein, which yields MNRKLLAIAPLLVFAFVCVFLYQGLFANPREIQTGRLGQTMPAFNLPDLMQDDKRWTDESLKGEVYLLNVWGTWCPTCLVELGYLTKLREQGVKIIGLYYVQGYDADFDGPFDMQALRTDVTDMLGRAGDPYQFNILDLHRTLSLDLGVSGAPETFLVDKTGKILLHHTGDLNPRVWRAKFAPVMQELN from the coding sequence ATGAACCGTAAACTTTTAGCTATTGCACCACTTTTAGTGTTTGCTTTTGTATGCGTATTTTTATACCAAGGGTTATTTGCCAACCCTCGGGAGATACAAACGGGGCGGCTAGGCCAAACTATGCCTGCCTTTAATCTGCCTGATTTAATGCAAGATGATAAGCGCTGGACAGATGAAAGCCTAAAAGGCGAAGTTTATTTACTTAATGTATGGGGGACTTGGTGCCCTACATGTTTGGTAGAGCTTGGTTATTTAACTAAACTTCGAGAGCAAGGCGTAAAAATTATTGGTTTGTACTATGTACAAGGTTATGACGCTGATTTTGATGGCCCGTTTGATATGCAAGCGCTGCGCACAGATGTAACAGATATGCTTGGCCGTGCAGGGGACCCATATCAGTTTAATATACTTGATTTGCATCGTACGCTTTCTCTTGATTTAGGCGTGTCGGGTGCACCAGAGACTTTTTTAGTGGATAAAACGGGTAAAATTTTATTACACCATACGGGAGATTTAAACCCGCGTGTATGGCGTGCTAAATTTGCCCCTGTTATGCAGGAGCTAAATTAA
- a CDS encoding heme lyase CcmF/NrfE family subunit, protein MIPELGYFSLTLAMVLSVLLCIFPLWGAHTGNLRLMRAAPSLAVGQFAFVLLSFAALIYASLTDDFTVSYVAYHSSSTLPWYYKITSTWGGHEGAILLWLVMQAGWTAAVAVRSKSLPWVLRARVLGVLGFLGVGFMMYTLLLSSPFERLLPYFPVEGRDLNPLLQDPGMIIHPPLLYMGYVGLSVAFSFAIAALLTGKLDNTWAKWSRPWTMTAWGFLGLGLTIGSWWAYSELGWGGWWFWDPVENAALMPWLVATALLHSLSVTEKRGIFKSWTVLLAIAGFSLSLLGTFIVRSGIIVSVHAFATDPDRGLFILAFLGVVVGGGLALYALRVSQVYSEGRYKFVSREVALWLNNIFLVVATLIVMLGTLLPMVHKEMGLGSISIGEPFFNKMFAILLVPFAILMGIGPLLRWKQNKWAFLQNKILMGVLASVVITCAWLFSSYDLVKPLTLLATTLAVWVAVSTAIDIYTKSSVHGTLTEGLKRLTVSYWAMVLGHIGIAFIIAGVSLTSAYSVERDVSMKPGDIAQLNEYEYRFDGVKTIRGPNYSGHAGVVSVLKNNELVTRLHAEKRKYDIGMQFMTEAAIDAGFKRDLYLALGEKLSGDAWSLRIYHKPYVRWIWIGGVLMSLAGFMILFDKRYRTSAKTMRKAESESAL, encoded by the coding sequence ATGATCCCAGAACTTGGTTATTTTTCTTTAACGCTTGCCATGGTGCTAAGCGTTTTACTGTGTATTTTTCCGCTGTGGGGCGCGCATACCGGTAATCTTCGTTTAATGCGTGCGGCCCCGTCTTTAGCCGTTGGACAGTTTGCTTTTGTACTTCTCTCGTTTGCTGCGCTTATCTATGCCAGCTTAACAGATGACTTTACGGTGTCTTATGTGGCGTATCATTCAAGTAGTACGCTGCCTTGGTATTATAAAATCACCTCTACATGGGGTGGACACGAAGGCGCTATTTTATTGTGGCTAGTAATGCAAGCTGGTTGGACTGCAGCGGTAGCTGTGCGCTCTAAATCGCTGCCGTGGGTACTACGTGCACGTGTGTTGGGGGTACTTGGCTTTTTAGGTGTGGGTTTCATGATGTACACCTTATTACTTTCAAGCCCTTTTGAGCGTTTACTACCTTATTTTCCTGTTGAAGGGCGCGATTTAAATCCGTTACTACAAGATCCTGGTATGATCATTCACCCGCCACTACTGTACATGGGTTATGTTGGGCTGTCGGTTGCTTTTTCTTTTGCTATTGCAGCACTTTTAACAGGTAAGCTTGATAACACATGGGCTAAATGGTCACGCCCGTGGACAATGACCGCTTGGGGTTTCTTAGGCCTAGGTCTTACTATTGGCAGTTGGTGGGCTTATTCAGAACTTGGCTGGGGCGGCTGGTGGTTTTGGGACCCGGTAGAAAATGCAGCACTAATGCCTTGGCTTGTCGCCACCGCATTACTGCATTCATTAAGCGTAACCGAAAAACGCGGTATTTTTAAATCGTGGACGGTATTATTAGCAATAGCTGGTTTTTCATTAAGCTTGTTAGGCACCTTTATTGTTCGCTCGGGTATTATTGTATCGGTGCATGCGTTTGCTACCGATCCAGATAGGGGATTATTTATTCTCGCCTTTTTAGGTGTTGTTGTAGGTGGAGGCTTAGCCTTGTATGCACTGCGTGTATCGCAGGTATACAGCGAAGGTCGATACAAATTTGTATCTCGCGAAGTGGCATTATGGCTTAATAACATATTTTTAGTAGTTGCTACATTAATTGTTATGTTAGGCACGTTATTACCCATGGTACATAAAGAAATGGGCTTAGGCAGTATTTCTATTGGTGAACCGTTTTTTAATAAAATGTTTGCCATTTTATTAGTGCCTTTTGCTATTTTAATGGGAATAGGGCCACTTTTACGCTGGAAGCAAAATAAATGGGCTTTTTTACAAAACAAAATTTTAATGGGTGTATTAGCAAGTGTAGTCATAACCTGCGCTTGGTTATTCTCAAGTTACGATCTCGTAAAGCCACTTACGCTACTAGCGACAACACTTGCAGTTTGGGTTGCTGTATCAACAGCGATTGATATTTATACTAAATCATCTGTGCATGGCACCTTAACAGAAGGTTTAAAACGCCTTACTGTAAGTTATTGGGCTATGGTGCTTGGGCATATTGGTATTGCATTTATTATTGCAGGTGTATCACTTACGTCTGCTTATTCGGTTGAGCGCGATGTATCTATGAAGCCAGGTGACATAGCTCAGCTTAACGAATATGAATATCGCTTTGATGGCGTTAAGACTATTAGAGGGCCAAATTACAGTGGCCATGCAGGCGTTGTATCAGTTCTAAAAAATAATGAGCTAGTAACTCGGTTACACGCTGAAAAACGCAAATATGACATCGGAATGCAATTTATGACCGAGGCTGCAATAGATGCCGGTTTTAAACGTGATTTATATTTAGCGTTAGGGGAGAAGTTAAGTGGTGATGCGTGGTCACTTCGAATTTATCATAAACCGTATGTCCGCTGGATTTGGATTGGTGGCGTACTTATGTCATTAGCAGGGTTTATGATTTTATTTGATAAACGTTATCGTACATCAGCTAAAACAATGCGTAAGGCTGAATCGGAGAGTGCTTTATGA
- the ccmE gene encoding cytochrome c maturation protein CcmE: MNPRRKKRLLVIIAVLFGIGASIGLVLYALQENINLFYTPSELIEGKGPDKEKPQIGQKLRIGGMVVPGSVIRNEQSLQVSFKLIDTGPLVTIKYQGILPDLFREGQGIVAQGVLVEPNVIEAFEVLAKHDEEYMPAEVAEAVKGIKHEKPKYNLDSGS, translated from the coding sequence ATGAACCCAAGACGTAAAAAACGCCTATTGGTAATTATTGCAGTGTTGTTTGGCATTGGTGCTTCTATAGGCTTAGTACTTTATGCACTTCAAGAAAACATAAACTTGTTTTATACACCAAGCGAATTAATCGAAGGTAAGGGCCCTGATAAAGAAAAACCGCAAATAGGGCAAAAGCTGCGTATTGGCGGCATGGTTGTGCCGGGCTCTGTTATTCGTAATGAGCAAAGTTTGCAAGTCAGCTTTAAGCTGATTGATACAGGGCCATTGGTAACAATTAAATACCAAGGCATTTTGCCTGACTTATTTCGCGAAGGGCAAGGTATTGTAGCGCAAGGTGTACTTGTAGAGCCAAACGTAATTGAAGCGTTTGAAGTACTGGCCAAGCATGATGAAGAATACATGCCAGCAGAAGTTGCAGAGGCCGTAAAAGGAATTAAACACGAAAAACCTAAATACAACCTAGATAGCGGTAGCTAA
- the ccmD gene encoding heme exporter protein CcmD: MQFDSFSDFIAMGGYGFYVWLSFGTCALILLGILFSSLRDTKRIMASVEQQVAREARIKKAKQEQIS, translated from the coding sequence ATGCAGTTTGACTCTTTTTCTGATTTTATTGCAATGGGGGGCTACGGGTTTTACGTGTGGCTGTCTTTTGGTACATGCGCCTTAATTTTGTTGGGCATTTTATTTAGCTCTTTACGTGATACAAAACGTATTATGGCCTCAGTAGAGCAGCAAGTTGCGCGCGAAGCGCGAATTAAAAAAGCGAAGCAGGAACAAATCTCATGA
- a CDS encoding heme ABC transporter permease, with amino-acid sequence MWKWLHPYAKAERAYQLCNTLLPYFAVVTVISMLVGWIWGLGFAPADYQQKDSYRIIFIHVPSAILSMGAYSSMAIAAIVALVWQLRNAELAVIAIAPVGACVTAIALITGAAWGKPMWGAWWVWDARLTSELILLFLYLGVLSLYHAFEDKKAAGRAASILAIVGVINLPIIHYSVEWWNTLHQGATITKFDTKAIDPSMFWPLMVNILAFGAFVGTVTLIRLKNEILQREKHRPWVRAMLSKG; translated from the coding sequence ATGTGGAAGTGGTTACATCCCTACGCAAAAGCAGAGCGCGCATACCAGTTATGTAATACGTTACTGCCTTATTTTGCCGTTGTTACGGTTATAAGTATGCTTGTTGGTTGGATTTGGGGCTTAGGTTTTGCGCCAGCTGATTACCAACAAAAAGACAGTTACCGTATTATTTTCATTCATGTACCGTCGGCTATTTTGTCTATGGGGGCGTATTCTTCCATGGCTATAGCAGCTATTGTCGCTTTAGTGTGGCAATTACGTAACGCTGAACTTGCTGTAATTGCTATTGCCCCGGTGGGAGCATGCGTAACAGCTATTGCCTTAATTACCGGCGCTGCATGGGGCAAACCTATGTGGGGAGCTTGGTGGGTGTGGGATGCACGCTTAACCTCTGAGCTTATTTTATTATTTTTATACTTAGGTGTACTTTCGCTTTATCATGCATTTGAAGATAAAAAAGCAGCAGGGCGAGCGGCGTCTATTTTGGCCATTGTTGGGGTTATTAACCTACCTATTATTCATTACTCGGTAGAGTGGTGGAATACTTTGCACCAAGGCGCAACAATCACAAAATTTGATACTAAAGCTATTGACCCTAGTATGTTTTGGCCACTAATGGTGAATATTTTAGCGTTTGGTGCTTTTGTTGGCACTGTAACGTTAATTCGTTTAAAAAATGAAATATTACAACGTGAAAAGCATCGGCCATGGGTTCGAGCGATGCTAAGTAAGGGGTAA
- the ccmB gene encoding heme exporter protein CcmB, whose translation MTRQHSYWLLFSAVFSKDVKLAFRQRAEIINPILFFLIVISLFPLAIGPEPGLLNRMAPGIIWVAALLSTMLGLDKLFRDDYNDGSLEQLIASSYPLSLTVLAKVAAHWVVTGLPLVLMTPLFALLLNLESSALLATVLTLLLGTPLLSFIGAIGAGLTVGLQKGGILMSLLVLPLYIPVLIFATSAIDTSTMSLDYSGQLAILGAMLVVAIMCAPIAISSALKVSVS comes from the coding sequence ATGACTCGTCAACATTCATATTGGCTGCTGTTTAGTGCGGTATTTAGTAAAGATGTAAAGCTTGCGTTTCGCCAGCGTGCTGAAATTATCAACCCTATCTTGTTTTTTCTCATTGTTATTTCTTTATTTCCGTTAGCAATTGGCCCAGAGCCCGGTCTGTTAAACAGAATGGCGCCAGGTATTATTTGGGTCGCCGCTTTGCTATCTACCATGCTTGGACTCGATAAATTATTCAGAGACGACTATAACGATGGTTCATTGGAGCAGCTTATTGCTTCATCGTACCCGCTATCACTCACTGTACTGGCTAAAGTCGCGGCGCATTGGGTTGTTACCGGTTTACCATTAGTATTAATGACACCGTTATTTGCTTTATTGCTTAATTTAGAGAGCTCAGCGCTGTTAGCCACCGTATTAACATTATTATTAGGCACGCCATTATTAAGCTTTATTGGTGCAATTGGGGCTGGCCTTACTGTGGGATTACAAAAAGGCGGTATTTTAATGAGCCTATTAGTGTTGCCTTTGTATATTCCTGTTTTAATTTTTGCAACGTCAGCCATTGATACCAGTACTATGTCGCTGGACTATAGCGGGCAGCTTGCCATTCTTGGGGCCATGTTAGTAGTTGCTATTATGTGTGCACCCATCGCCATATCATCAGCATTAAAAGTGAGTGTAAGTTAA
- the ccmA gene encoding cytochrome c biogenesis heme-transporting ATPase CcmA: MLHIKSVTCIKQERCLFADLNFSLNSGQIMQLAGPNGAGKTSLLRIVAGFSVPDEGAIFYNQQAITKHYEEYARDLLFIGHKTGVNVQLSALENVRHWLRINGYTNEPDLYPILAKLGLVGLEDVPVRMLSAGQQRRVALVRLWLSDAKLWVLDEPFTALDKNGVAFLQQRFSEHLKSGGAILLTTHQDLSTQFENLQTVTLEYRY; this comes from the coding sequence TTGTTACACATTAAGTCCGTCACCTGCATCAAGCAAGAACGTTGTTTGTTTGCGGATCTTAATTTTAGCCTAAATAGCGGTCAAATCATGCAATTAGCGGGTCCTAACGGGGCTGGTAAAACATCATTATTGCGTATTGTCGCAGGCTTTAGTGTGCCTGATGAAGGCGCTATTTTTTATAACCAGCAAGCTATTACCAAACATTATGAAGAGTACGCCAGAGACTTACTATTTATAGGCCATAAAACCGGTGTCAATGTACAGCTCAGCGCACTGGAAAACGTACGCCATTGGTTACGCATTAATGGCTATACAAATGAGCCCGACTTATATCCAATTTTAGCCAAACTTGGCTTAGTGGGTCTTGAAGATGTGCCAGTTAGAATGCTCTCGGCAGGGCAGCAGCGTCGTGTGGCTTTAGTACGCTTATGGTTAAGCGATGCAAAACTATGGGTGCTTGATGAACCCTTTACTGCACTTGATAAAAATGGCGTTGCATTTTTACAACAACGTTTTTCTGAGCATTTGAAAAGTGGTGGCGCTATTTTACTAACAACCCATCAAGATCTATCAACACAGTTTGAAAACCTACAAACGGTGACCTTGGAGTATCGTTACTGA